A section of the Spirosoma pollinicola genome encodes:
- a CDS encoding TatD family hydrolase translates to MILIDTHAHIYDSQFDGDRDNMLHEAEKQQISQIWMPNCARETIPGMMALANQYPDRCLPMMGLHPAYVNGTVDDELAAVEDHLNRNAFMAVGEIGLDFYWDMTYVDEQFAAFETQLRWAAEQKLPVSMHTRSGHDRNAFVEAADLIEKLALPGLTGIFHCFVGTLDEANRAIDMGFKLGIGGVSTFKNGGIDKVLPHVSLEHLVLETDSPYLAPVPYRGKRNEPAYIRLIAQRLADLKQVSLDDVARHTTANALSMLPVLYANFLPQ, encoded by the coding sequence ATGATTCTCATAGATACCCACGCCCATATTTACGACTCCCAGTTTGACGGCGACCGGGACAATATGCTCCATGAAGCAGAAAAACAGCAGATCAGTCAGATATGGATGCCTAATTGTGCCCGCGAAACGATACCGGGTATGATGGCCCTCGCCAACCAATACCCCGACCGATGTTTGCCGATGATGGGGCTTCATCCCGCCTATGTAAACGGCACTGTAGATGATGAACTGGCGGCTGTCGAAGACCACCTCAACCGCAACGCGTTCATGGCCGTTGGCGAAATCGGGCTGGATTTTTATTGGGACATGACCTACGTCGATGAGCAATTTGCCGCTTTCGAGACGCAGTTACGCTGGGCGGCTGAACAAAAATTGCCTGTTTCGATGCACACCCGTTCGGGGCACGACCGAAATGCGTTTGTCGAAGCGGCCGATTTAATTGAAAAGTTAGCACTTCCGGGTTTAACGGGTATATTTCATTGTTTTGTCGGCACACTCGATGAAGCCAACAGAGCGATTGATATGGGCTTTAAGTTGGGCATAGGGGGTGTGTCTACCTTTAAAAATGGGGGAATCGACAAGGTTTTGCCTCATGTTAGTTTGGAGCATCTGGTGCTGGAAACAGATAGCCCGTACCTCGCCCCTGTACCGTACCGCGGCAAACGAAATGAACCGGCCTATATTCGACTTATCGCTCAACGCCTTGCTGATCTCAAGCAAGTTAGCCTGGACGATGTGGCGCGTCATACTACTGCCAACGCCCTGTCGATGCTCCCTGTTTTATATGCGAACTTCTTGCCGCAATAG
- a CDS encoding lysylphosphatidylglycerol synthase transmembrane domain-containing protein — MSLKPTKKIFFWAKIAIFAILLGYIAHVLRQQPFDWVTLQTQLRATKYPERWATALLVLTPINWGFEALKWQILLRRVEATSFWGAYRGVLAGVTLGFALPAQLGDTAGRILSLRTNRAEAVGASLVSGGMQFYVAIVFGTVAWAYHLIIVPERNNLTGNWLLGLLVSLSAGGVVFGLLRQRLIRYLSERPKLRRFANFWQVAGLYSDAEIGLALSTATLRYLIFSGQFYLAMRVVGLILPPDVAASGIGLVFLAKTITPAFNLLSDLGVREAASLWVFSPFGIPVPILLTATLTLWVANVLMPVLVGLIWVWKLKLTAS, encoded by the coding sequence TTGTCGCTGAAACCAACCAAAAAAATCTTCTTTTGGGCTAAAATAGCCATTTTTGCCATCCTCCTTGGCTATATCGCTCACGTGTTGCGGCAACAGCCATTCGATTGGGTGACGCTGCAAACACAGCTCCGCGCAACCAAATACCCGGAGCGTTGGGCAACGGCTTTGCTCGTACTCACACCCATAAACTGGGGGTTCGAAGCGTTGAAATGGCAAATTCTTCTCCGACGGGTCGAAGCAACCAGTTTTTGGGGTGCTTATCGGGGTGTTCTGGCTGGTGTTACGCTGGGGTTTGCCTTACCCGCGCAGCTGGGCGATACGGCCGGGCGCATATTGTCCCTGCGTACTAATCGGGCAGAAGCTGTGGGGGCATCGCTGGTCTCAGGAGGCATGCAGTTCTACGTCGCCATTGTCTTTGGAACAGTAGCATGGGCCTATCATCTTATCATAGTTCCTGAGCGTAATAACCTCACGGGTAATTGGTTGCTTGGTTTGCTGGTCAGTTTATCGGCGGGTGGCGTCGTGTTTGGTTTACTGCGCCAACGGCTCATTCGCTACCTGTCGGAGAGGCCTAAACTGCGACGGTTTGCCAATTTCTGGCAGGTGGCAGGCTTGTATTCCGACGCTGAAATTGGACTTGCCCTGAGCACAGCCACTCTGCGATACCTTATTTTTTCCGGCCAGTTCTATCTGGCGATGCGTGTCGTGGGCCTGATCTTACCCCCCGATGTTGCCGCATCGGGCATCGGGCTGGTCTTTCTGGCAAAAACCATTACGCCTGCGTTTAATTTACTGAGTGATCTGGGCGTTCGGGAAGCGGCTTCACTCTGGGTTTTTTCGCCCTTCGGTATTCCCGTCCCTATTTTGCTGACAGCAACATTAACGCTTTGGGTGGCTAACGTCCTGATGCCGGTGCTGGTTGGGTTGATCTGGGTTTGGAAATTAAAATTAACCGCTTCATGA
- a CDS encoding alpha/beta fold hydrolase, whose protein sequence is MQFETEPGFFIAADAFGDPTHPPVILLHGGGQTRHSWGDTAKQLAEAGWYALALDARGHGDSDWSAEGHYDLDYLASDLRAICAQLPQKPALVGASMGGMTALIAEGERTTAEPICSAIVLVDIAPRTEQKGIERIFAFMSGNQEGFATLEEAAEAVAAYLPHRPRPSDNSRLEKNLRLRSNVTPAHPTGEARYYWHWDPKMLALWRQHTGPSQQTSSEERLYQAAHALNVPTLIVRGGISDVVSEKVMAEFLDAVPHVKSISVADAGHMVAGDSNHAFTKAVINFLMSE, encoded by the coding sequence GTGCAATTCGAAACCGAACCGGGCTTTTTTATTGCTGCCGACGCCTTTGGCGATCCTACACACCCGCCGGTTATACTATTACATGGTGGCGGCCAAACCCGTCATTCGTGGGGCGACACGGCTAAACAACTGGCCGAAGCAGGCTGGTATGCGCTGGCACTCGATGCCCGTGGTCATGGCGATAGCGACTGGTCGGCAGAAGGTCATTATGATCTGGATTATCTGGCGAGCGATCTACGGGCCATTTGTGCGCAGCTTCCCCAAAAACCGGCTCTGGTTGGAGCGTCGATGGGTGGCATGACCGCCCTCATCGCCGAAGGGGAACGCACGACAGCCGAACCAATCTGTTCGGCAATTGTACTGGTAGATATTGCCCCTCGGACTGAACAAAAAGGAATAGAACGAATTTTTGCGTTCATGAGCGGCAATCAGGAAGGGTTTGCCACCCTGGAAGAAGCCGCCGAAGCAGTGGCGGCTTACCTGCCCCATCGACCACGGCCTTCAGACAATAGTCGACTGGAGAAAAACCTGCGGCTTCGGTCGAACGTGACCCCGGCCCACCCTACCGGAGAAGCCCGCTACTACTGGCACTGGGACCCCAAAATGCTGGCACTATGGCGGCAACACACGGGTCCTTCTCAACAAACCAGTAGTGAAGAACGCCTTTACCAGGCCGCCCATGCCCTCAACGTGCCAACCCTCATTGTGCGTGGGGGCATTAGTGATGTGGTGAGCGAAAAAGTGATGGCCGAGTTCCTCGACGCCGTTCCGCACGTCAAAAGCATCAGCGTTGCCGACGCGGGCCACATGGTCGCGGGCGACTCAAATCATGCCTTTACGAAAGCCGTCATAAATTTTTTAATGAGTGAATGA
- a CDS encoding toxin-antitoxin system YwqK family antitoxin yields MNALYVVLITLFVSMPAVAQTDSAKVNYTTRRSFADHDEEILLFGKRNDYFTVRTLLKNGSLFRQDSYTLLPKTLANGFQLDSISRIIRHGPTKIMYASGQVYISCEYKNNALNGPFMVFYEDGTKKRREYYKLGRLSRSECYTPDGTKQACAPFYQPAAFQGQAGELAAYLKQKLGTVIDGERIRGVRATLTINEIGQIISVKATVMGDQSTNRQLPDAGSFVQQVIRTMPEWSPDKLNWKPALSDGVAIRSTCVMSIYRAYGALEYRLFFQL; encoded by the coding sequence ATGAATGCCCTTTATGTGGTCCTAATAACCCTGTTCGTCAGTATGCCCGCTGTAGCCCAGACCGATTCGGCTAAAGTCAACTATACAACGCGCCGTTCATTTGCCGACCACGACGAAGAAATCCTGCTATTTGGCAAACGAAATGACTATTTCACCGTTCGGACGTTGCTTAAAAATGGATCTTTATTTCGGCAAGACTCCTATACACTTCTGCCGAAAACGCTGGCTAATGGATTTCAATTAGACAGCATTAGTCGAATTATCCGGCATGGGCCTACTAAAATTATGTATGCGAGTGGGCAAGTGTATATAAGCTGCGAATACAAAAACAACGCGCTAAATGGACCCTTTATGGTGTTTTATGAAGATGGCACCAAGAAGCGTCGAGAATATTACAAACTTGGCCGCCTAAGCAGGAGTGAGTGCTACACGCCGGATGGTACAAAACAAGCGTGTGCTCCTTTTTACCAGCCAGCTGCTTTTCAGGGACAGGCTGGCGAACTAGCCGCGTATTTAAAGCAAAAGTTAGGGACTGTTATTGATGGTGAGCGCATTCGGGGTGTTCGGGCAACGCTGACGATAAACGAAATAGGGCAGATTATTAGTGTCAAAGCAACTGTTATGGGCGATCAGTCAACTAACAGGCAGTTACCTGATGCGGGGAGTTTCGTCCAGCAGGTGATTCGTACTATGCCCGAATGGTCGCCGGATAAATTAAACTGGAAGCCAGCATTAAGTGATGGTGTTGCTATAAGGTCAACTTGTGTGATGTCGATATATCGGGCATACGGCGCACTTGAATACCGATTGTTTTTTCAATTGTGA
- the ruvC gene encoding crossover junction endodeoxyribonuclease RuvC, with amino-acid sequence MIINPTASIITPNSQLSEKIILGVDPGTQVAGYGIISVKGGVMTMIQYGVVQLSKYTTYQLKLQKLHETMLRLIDEYHPDEMAIEDPFFGKNVQSMLKLGRAQGVVMAAGLSRNIPIVEYAPRRIKQSVTGNGNASKDQVSQMVGHLLKETLDAKFFDATDALAIAICHHFHENALPVAPGKKNKKGAWGAFVSENANRVM; translated from the coding sequence ATGATCATTAATCCTACTGCATCCATTATTACCCCGAACAGCCAGCTTTCCGAGAAAATTATTTTAGGGGTAGATCCCGGCACGCAGGTTGCGGGGTACGGCATCATTTCGGTGAAGGGCGGTGTAATGACCATGATTCAGTATGGCGTCGTTCAACTGAGCAAATATACAACCTACCAACTGAAGCTCCAGAAACTCCACGAAACGATGCTTCGGCTAATTGACGAATACCACCCCGACGAGATGGCGATTGAGGACCCGTTTTTCGGTAAAAACGTTCAATCCATGTTGAAGTTAGGTCGGGCGCAGGGTGTGGTTATGGCGGCTGGTCTGTCGCGTAATATTCCCATTGTGGAGTATGCCCCCCGGCGTATCAAGCAATCGGTTACGGGGAATGGGAATGCGTCGAAAGATCAGGTATCTCAAATGGTAGGGCATTTACTTAAGGAGACATTAGACGCTAAATTCTTCGACGCTACCGATGCGCTGGCCATTGCCATCTGCCATCATTTCCATGAAAATGCCTTGCCCGTTGCTCCCGGCAAGAAAAACAAAAAAGGTGCCTGGGGTGCTTTTGTCAGCGAGAATGCGAATCGGGTGATGTAA
- a CDS encoding glycosyltransferase family 2 protein encodes MIITLLVISGLYALFTLSLWLSWLRMPTFLVDRAMQSEPLITVIIPVRNEAETIENLLDDLRNQTYSRFEVIVADDSSTDDTLSIVQAYASTSPFALHPLPLSDERTASPKKRAITQSIARATGDLIVTTDGDCRVGPDWLITIAAFYERTSAKLISGPVTFTEEKTLFDSLQTVEFASLIGTGACTMALGMPTMCNGANLCYEKRVFDDVGGFSGVDHLASGDDELLMHKIASAYPDNVHFLKNPAAIVKTNTHKSWRGFYNQRKRWASKWRAYTSYLPTLLAVFVFLSNAAPVVAVVGWLLGFLNGNGTLLVIGLKLVPEFLFLRQILVFLQKKSSVSVIPLTQLVYPLYVIFFGLAAQGKGYSWKGRNLN; translated from the coding sequence ATGATAATAACCTTACTTGTGATTAGCGGTTTGTACGCGCTTTTTACCCTGTCCCTTTGGCTTTCCTGGCTGCGAATGCCGACGTTTTTGGTCGATAGAGCGATGCAATCTGAGCCACTTATTACAGTTATCATACCCGTTCGAAACGAAGCGGAGACTATTGAAAACCTGTTGGACGACCTCAGAAACCAAACTTATTCCCGTTTTGAGGTGATCGTTGCCGATGATTCATCGACTGACGACACGCTGTCCATTGTTCAGGCATACGCCAGCACGTCGCCTTTTGCCCTTCATCCGCTTCCCTTGTCTGATGAGCGAACGGCTTCACCCAAAAAGCGGGCAATTACGCAGAGTATAGCCCGCGCTACAGGCGACTTAATTGTTACGACCGATGGCGATTGCCGGGTTGGACCCGACTGGCTGATAACCATTGCTGCTTTTTATGAACGAACCAGCGCGAAACTGATTTCGGGGCCGGTAACCTTTACGGAGGAGAAAACCCTATTTGACTCGTTGCAAACCGTCGAGTTTGCCAGTTTGATCGGTACCGGTGCTTGCACAATGGCCCTCGGTATGCCAACAATGTGCAACGGAGCCAACCTTTGCTACGAAAAACGGGTCTTTGATGACGTTGGCGGATTTTCGGGGGTTGACCATCTGGCCTCAGGCGATGATGAGTTGCTCATGCATAAAATTGCGTCAGCCTATCCCGATAATGTTCATTTTTTGAAGAACCCGGCAGCCATTGTCAAAACGAATACCCATAAGTCGTGGCGTGGATTCTATAATCAGCGGAAACGCTGGGCGAGTAAATGGCGTGCCTATACAAGCTATTTGCCAACGTTATTGGCGGTATTTGTTTTCCTGAGTAATGCTGCACCAGTCGTAGCTGTTGTGGGCTGGCTGCTCGGATTTTTAAACGGAAATGGTACACTTCTCGTTATTGGGCTGAAGCTTGTGCCAGAGTTTTTGTTTTTACGTCAGATTCTTGTTTTTTTACAAAAAAAATCATCTGTCAGCGTAATTCCGCTGACACAGTTAGTATACCCACTTTATGTAATTTTCTTCGGGTTAGCCGCTCAGGGGAAAGGATATAGTTGGAAGGGAAGGAACCTTAACTGA
- a CDS encoding glycosyltransferase family 2 protein codes for MPVTDASAVPLPGSDHPLISILIAARNEENSILDCLKAITQLNYPPERIEVLVGNDHSTDQTMIVVAGFIADKADYQLIDINTAFEGVKGKAKVLAQLAQQARGSLFFFTDADTQVPADWLVNMSRQFTKGVGIVTGVTLPEGLGFFSRLQTIDWLYNLTLTHLVSILGVPVTAMGNNMAVSRVGYEAVGGYESLPFSVVEDYTLFRTIVEQGYGFRNLLNEEVLAKTKPVDTVLAFFQQRKRWMRGATALPAWMVVSLYGQYLAGPLLLLLAWFSPVLAIGLYMIKLLIQTMILSFGLSRLKQTKLWPYALIFELYQLIIGPLSVVFYLLPIKIEWKGREYN; via the coding sequence ATGCCGGTTACTGATGCGTCTGCCGTGCCACTGCCCGGTTCAGATCATCCGCTGATCAGCATTTTAATTGCCGCCCGCAACGAAGAAAATTCGATTCTGGATTGCCTGAAAGCCATAACTCAACTCAATTATCCTCCCGAACGCATCGAAGTACTTGTTGGAAATGACCACTCAACCGACCAGACCATGATAGTGGTGGCCGGGTTCATTGCTGACAAAGCTGACTATCAGTTGATTGATATTAACACCGCATTCGAAGGAGTAAAGGGCAAAGCCAAAGTGTTGGCACAGTTGGCCCAACAGGCGCGGGGTTCGCTATTTTTTTTTACCGATGCCGATACTCAGGTACCTGCTGATTGGCTGGTTAACATGAGTCGACAATTTACAAAAGGCGTTGGCATTGTCACGGGCGTTACGCTTCCCGAAGGACTGGGCTTTTTTTCTAGACTTCAAACCATTGACTGGCTTTATAACCTGACGCTGACCCATTTGGTCAGTATACTGGGTGTGCCGGTAACGGCTATGGGCAATAATATGGCTGTAAGTCGTGTGGGGTATGAAGCGGTTGGTGGCTATGAATCGTTGCCGTTTTCGGTGGTGGAAGATTATACCCTTTTTCGAACTATTGTAGAACAGGGTTACGGTTTTCGTAATCTTCTGAATGAAGAGGTACTGGCTAAAACGAAGCCGGTTGATACCGTTCTGGCATTCTTTCAGCAACGTAAACGCTGGATGCGGGGTGCCACCGCCTTGCCAGCCTGGATGGTTGTTTCGCTCTATGGACAATACCTCGCAGGACCACTTTTGTTATTGCTGGCGTGGTTTTCGCCCGTTCTGGCCATAGGCTTGTATATGATTAAGTTACTCATCCAAACAATGATACTTTCGTTTGGATTAAGCCGCCTGAAGCAAACCAAGTTGTGGCCTTATGCGTTGATTTTTGAACTCTACCAGCTCATTATTGGTCCGTTGTCAGTTGTTTTTTACCTGCTGCCAATCAAGATTGAGTGGAAAGGTAGGGAATATAATTAG
- a CDS encoding polysaccharide deacetylase family protein, producing the protein MSFFLHKSNFLLRTVYPEFWWRIVEAAEPTIYLTFDDGPIPDVTEFVLEQLDKFAAQATFFCIGDNVRKHKDVLYKVLEAGHMVGNHTFNHLNGWKTDDTTYLENIQKCQDLLGIETSLFRPPYGRIKKTQVAEVLENYSIVMWEVLTGDFDRSLPADVCLRKTIQYTRPGSIVVFHDSLKAWPTMRYVLPRTLAYFAARGYSFRAVPQPVYAGY; encoded by the coding sequence TTGTCTTTTTTTCTGCATAAGTCTAATTTTTTGCTTCGAACGGTCTACCCGGAGTTCTGGTGGAGGATTGTGGAGGCTGCCGAACCGACGATTTACCTGACGTTCGATGATGGGCCAATTCCCGATGTGACGGAGTTCGTCTTGGAACAGTTGGATAAATTTGCCGCTCAGGCTACCTTTTTCTGTATTGGCGATAATGTTCGAAAGCACAAAGATGTACTGTATAAAGTACTGGAAGCCGGGCACATGGTCGGTAATCATACCTTCAATCACCTGAACGGCTGGAAAACAGATGATACTACCTATCTGGAAAATATCCAAAAATGCCAGGACCTGTTGGGCATCGAAACATCGCTGTTCAGACCCCCTTACGGCCGGATAAAAAAGACACAGGTTGCCGAAGTGCTAGAAAATTATTCTATCGTTATGTGGGAGGTTCTAACCGGCGATTTCGACCGTAGTCTGCCCGCTGATGTGTGCCTTCGGAAAACCATTCAATACACCCGGCCCGGTTCCATTGTGGTCTTTCATGATAGTTTGAAAGCCTGGCCAACGATGCGGTATGTGTTGCCCCGCACACTGGCTTATTTTGCCGCTCGCGGGTACTCATTTCGTGCAGTTCCGCAACCTGTTTATGCCGGTTACTGA
- a CDS encoding T9SS type A sorting domain-containing protein, with the protein MRAPFSLFLSWIVGFLLCNDPLATAQELCAERLTFTPVSQPNQIEWSKFPTFTLPFSIIYGGPRFGDTQASPLRHGFSQLVDIKDSEYGSLVQPRQRAVVYYGIATGLNQPWETIESPWANDLTAYRAKWDNFLSGVAGGQKNSAGLYVLPISRLALDYERFLETDSRILKLKQDNRVPVQYRNLSDTDFISAYKKAIRNLYSEAARYIRQHADLTGISLTSYADTPVLNTYLNVPTFTWADWTTNLSRTNYMVQDSLGRGIGGPYYDQLNALSPSAYYYYDYPNPLAQDYLAYLLFQVEVNRAWSNKPVVPWVWLRYHDSSSSYPNFIQPFMAEATAIFPFFSGAAGLWLWENSTLTPTRTDTYAVYEHFTHGLYRLSRFADMFQGSYELVIETPARDLMEKQVPVWRGVVKANKILVAAQNPYANDGQKTSLTVRYKSWQQLIELTGREVYLCRFDMGTVTATEPALADVIVSPNPAQTTLTVSFSRLPSTSTELILLNTTGHSVVRKVVNSVKETIDVAQLPTGLYILRIQNETGTQTKKIVINH; encoded by the coding sequence ATGCGTGCTCCATTTAGCTTATTCTTATCCTGGATAGTTGGTTTTCTGCTTTGTAACGATCCGCTCGCTACGGCTCAGGAACTGTGTGCCGAGCGGCTTACTTTCACACCAGTCAGTCAGCCTAACCAGATTGAGTGGAGCAAGTTCCCAACCTTTACCCTGCCATTTTCAATCATATACGGCGGCCCTCGTTTTGGCGATACGCAGGCAAGTCCCCTGCGACATGGGTTCAGCCAGCTCGTCGATATTAAAGATAGTGAATACGGTAGTTTAGTGCAGCCCCGACAGCGAGCCGTTGTTTATTACGGAATTGCAACGGGTTTAAATCAGCCCTGGGAAACCATTGAAAGTCCGTGGGCAAACGACCTAACTGCTTATCGGGCCAAATGGGATAATTTTCTGTCGGGTGTGGCTGGTGGACAAAAAAACTCGGCGGGTTTATATGTGCTTCCCATTAGTCGATTGGCTCTCGATTATGAGCGTTTTCTGGAAACAGACAGTAGAATTTTAAAACTGAAACAGGATAATCGCGTACCGGTACAATACCGAAATCTGTCTGACACCGATTTTATATCGGCTTATAAAAAAGCAATTCGAAACCTGTATTCCGAAGCCGCTCGCTACATCCGTCAGCATGCCGACCTTACTGGAATAAGCCTGACCAGTTACGCCGATACGCCTGTATTGAATACGTACCTGAACGTACCAACGTTTACCTGGGCCGATTGGACGACGAACCTCAGCCGCACGAATTACATGGTTCAGGATTCACTTGGGCGCGGCATTGGCGGGCCGTATTATGACCAGTTGAATGCCCTGTCGCCTTCGGCCTATTATTACTACGATTACCCGAACCCATTGGCACAGGATTATCTGGCCTATCTGCTTTTTCAGGTCGAGGTAAATCGTGCCTGGAGCAACAAACCTGTTGTGCCGTGGGTCTGGTTGCGCTACCACGACAGTTCGAGCAGCTACCCGAATTTCATTCAGCCGTTTATGGCCGAAGCCACAGCAATATTTCCGTTCTTTTCGGGAGCTGCCGGACTTTGGCTCTGGGAAAATTCAACTCTGACGCCAACACGCACCGATACGTATGCCGTCTACGAACATTTTACACATGGGTTGTACCGGCTCTCTCGCTTTGCCGATATGTTTCAGGGGAGTTACGAGTTAGTTATCGAAACGCCTGCCCGCGACCTGATGGAAAAACAAGTACCCGTTTGGCGGGGTGTGGTGAAAGCCAACAAAATTCTCGTTGCGGCTCAAAATCCATATGCGAATGATGGCCAGAAAACCAGCCTTACGGTACGCTATAAAAGCTGGCAGCAGCTCATCGAATTGACAGGACGCGAAGTCTATTTATGTCGCTTTGATATGGGGACTGTTACGGCTACAGAACCAGCTTTGGCCGACGTGATAGTCTCCCCAAATCCAGCTCAAACGACGCTCACGGTTTCTTTCAGTCGCTTGCCATCGACGTCAACAGAGCTAATTTTATTAAACACAACCGGCCATTCCGTCGTTAGGAAGGTGGTTAACAGTGTTAAGGAGACTATTGATGTGGCCCAACTGCCGACCGGCCTCTATATTCTCCGAATCCAAAACGAAACCGGCACCCAGACAAAGAAAATCGTTATCAACCATTGA
- a CDS encoding thioredoxin domain-containing protein gives MPNQLQYETSPYLLQHAENPVDWYPWGEEALTKALEEDKPILVSIGYSACHWCHVMERESFEIESVAQVMNDHFVCIKVDREERPDVDAIYMDSVQAMGVQGGWPLNVFLMPDAKPFYGLTYMPQKNWVNLLYSIQAAFAEHRADLAQSAEGFARELNLTDAERYGLSQNEPLFSAETLDVLYRKVAVKADDEKGGMRRAPKFPMPSVWRFLLRYYDVTVASGVENEAALHQVKITLDRMALGGIYDQLGGGFARYSTDADWFAPHFEKMLYDNGQLLTLYAEAYSLTRSPLYKHVIYQTINFCQRELLSPEGGFYSALDADSEGVEGKFYTFTTPELKEILGIDFDWFAELYSITEAGNWEPDHEGHGLNILHRTESDDSFAERMGWSPADLNVRLDATHTRLLRVRNERIRPGLDDKILCSWNGLMLKGLATAYRVFGEPEFLTLALRLAFFLMKKMRDNRNGRLWHSYKLGRARQTGFLDDYAAVIDGLLALYQATFTESWLTEADQLMQYVLTNFTDDHVDELTGADPMFFFTDKNGEELIARRKELFDNVIPSSNSMMAENLHALSLLLDRPDYAERADQMLGRVQPMVQQNADYLTNWASQFALRARPTAEIAIVGPDAEQFRAEIDAEFYPNKVLCGTTDKSELPLLQQRGPVEGQTAIYVCYNRACQLPVTSVADVWRLVR, from the coding sequence ATGCCCAATCAACTGCAGTACGAAACCAGCCCATACTTACTTCAACACGCCGAAAACCCAGTGGACTGGTATCCGTGGGGAGAAGAGGCATTAACAAAAGCACTGGAAGAAGACAAGCCAATTCTGGTCAGTATTGGGTACTCGGCTTGCCATTGGTGCCATGTTATGGAGCGCGAATCGTTCGAGATAGAGTCCGTAGCGCAGGTGATGAACGACCATTTCGTGTGCATTAAAGTCGACCGCGAAGAACGGCCGGATGTGGACGCAATTTATATGGATTCGGTACAGGCTATGGGGGTTCAGGGTGGGTGGCCGCTCAACGTGTTTCTGATGCCCGATGCCAAACCCTTTTACGGCCTCACCTATATGCCGCAAAAAAACTGGGTAAATCTATTATACAGCATCCAGGCGGCCTTTGCCGAACACCGGGCCGATCTGGCTCAATCTGCAGAGGGATTTGCCCGTGAATTGAATCTGACAGATGCCGAACGGTACGGATTGTCGCAAAACGAACCGCTTTTTTCTGCCGAAACACTGGATGTATTGTATCGGAAAGTAGCGGTAAAAGCTGATGACGAAAAAGGCGGTATGCGTCGGGCACCCAAGTTTCCAATGCCTAGTGTCTGGCGATTTCTGTTACGCTATTATGACGTAACTGTCGCTTCGGGTGTTGAGAATGAAGCAGCACTTCACCAGGTTAAAATAACCCTTGATCGTATGGCCCTTGGGGGAATTTATGATCAACTAGGGGGGGGCTTTGCCCGCTACTCGACCGATGCCGACTGGTTTGCGCCCCACTTCGAGAAAATGCTTTACGACAATGGTCAACTGCTTACCCTCTATGCAGAAGCTTATAGTTTAACTCGAAGTCCTTTGTATAAACATGTTATCTATCAAACGATTAACTTTTGTCAACGGGAGCTGCTCAGTCCGGAAGGCGGTTTCTACTCGGCACTCGATGCCGATAGCGAAGGGGTAGAAGGGAAGTTTTATACATTCACAACGCCTGAACTAAAGGAAATCTTGGGCATTGATTTTGACTGGTTTGCCGAGCTCTATAGTATAACTGAAGCCGGAAACTGGGAGCCGGACCACGAAGGGCATGGACTTAATATCCTGCACCGCACCGAATCTGACGACTCCTTTGCCGAACGAATGGGCTGGTCGCCCGCCGATCTTAATGTGCGCCTGGATGCCACCCACACCCGGCTGTTACGCGTGCGGAATGAGCGCATAAGACCGGGCCTGGACGATAAAATACTTTGTTCCTGGAATGGGCTGATGTTGAAAGGGCTGGCTACTGCTTATCGCGTTTTTGGTGAGCCGGAGTTCCTGACGCTGGCGCTGAGACTGGCGTTTTTTCTAATGAAGAAAATGCGCGACAACCGGAACGGTCGATTGTGGCACAGCTATAAACTGGGCCGTGCCCGTCAAACGGGTTTCCTGGACGACTATGCCGCCGTTATTGATGGGTTGCTGGCCCTGTATCAGGCCACGTTTACTGAAAGCTGGCTAACCGAAGCCGACCAACTGATGCAGTATGTACTGACCAACTTTACTGATGATCATGTGGATGAGTTAACCGGAGCCGATCCGATGTTCTTTTTCACCGATAAAAATGGCGAAGAACTCATTGCACGGCGGAAAGAGTTGTTCGATAATGTTATTCCATCGTCAAACTCGATGATGGCCGAGAACCTCCACGCACTGAGTTTACTGCTAGATCGGCCTGACTATGCCGAACGCGCCGACCAGATGCTCGGACGCGTGCAGCCAATGGTGCAGCAAAATGCCGATTACCTGACCAATTGGGCGTCGCAATTTGCCCTACGTGCCCGACCCACTGCCGAAATCGCCATCGTTGGGCCTGATGCTGAGCAGTTCCGGGCAGAAATAGATGCTGAATTTTATCCCAACAAAGTGCTGTGCGGGACAACTGATAAAAGTGAATTACCCTTGTTACAACAACGTGGGCCAGTGGAAGGGCAAACCGCTATTTATGTATGTTACAACCGTGCCTGCCAACTGCCGGTCACAAGCGTAGCAGACGTGTGGCGCCTGGTCCGGTGA